A part of Pectinophora gossypiella chromosome Z, ilPecGoss1.1, whole genome shotgun sequence genomic DNA contains:
- the LOC126380172 gene encoding transmembrane channel-like protein, producing MASGVNLFHLPSEPVAEVKFSPSAGDGSEDEDYSASLSAVLRQRRASVRRSRKGRARRPSSPFLPDETRTRRRSSVFTTSSGDTAISMEEGQPAIVTQEQIFENIHLHKEVLGSVKQQPLGMRRKLKLVHQAKAYIKRHEGQLQERLAQSKSTRDIYARFNILLATKWQQLKREAANTSNLLIPWELRIKEIESHFGSVVASYFTFLRWLFWVNLVIAFILLVFVIVPEYLTANPQQDGERKIIMEDELRNASNLLTLWEFEGILKFSPIFYGYYSNLERPEYRMPLAYFLTGLVVYIYSFVAILRKMAENSRMSKLSEKEDECIFSWKLFTGWDFMIGNAETAHNRIASVILGFKEALLEEAEKKKDVRNWRIISLRALVNICVVILLAVSAYAVVTVVSRSHDTSKARSWWRENETTTVVTVISITFPVFFELLGFLEHYHPRKQLRLQLARIMLLNLLNLYSLIFALFSKIEGMSKDLDALKPTLSMNATTFPNSTLNISESLALNVPMACFEVSISCAPCNLPLMLSTNITSTTIDQTERTTTFLPPHNYKNNVKHTIIPKKILKNRMFSSTSENPKKFLPQNLIEKYENVETTTEDIISLNKKQLDLLKAKYFTATTFEESSSEEDDDSYTFDYETSETNDIYETSSSSEISVPYSVTQIDNFSSTSPTYGYTDNSKRAAPKSDSTETTDSTETDTETTDTIYYTPSTYQFDLTGSSYTTNTEFSTDVTTVSIKEVDTAYTNGETKSTAKVDLDTETTYMSTETDSSTFTNTDMTPDLSTIATLDAVTICPDISFNCSVNCGGRNVTQVFVVSNCTLVEKRCYTTECKVIHFKMNTTMVDVVYEDEHKRRMYNLTIGTKKKLLKLCWETMFGQELVKLTMMDLVFVLLGTLFMDFFRALFVRYMNRCWCWDLEKKFPEYGDFKIAENILHLINNQGMVWMGMFFSPGLVVLNVSKLMIMMYLRSWAVMTCNVPHEVVFRVSKSNNFYLALLLTMLFLCVLPVGYTIVWVKPSWHCGPFSEYDKIYYILTSNIYKILPKSLNFALEYIASPAIVIPLLVLLILIIYYLTSLTNSLREANNDLKIQLRRERTEERRKMFQLADTRRRAGSSALDNTPFARWKKALPALPLSKSIDSDDRKTVTGDEGNEPLKAIKKRGGGIFAKIVGLALDKKSEEPTSEEVPPSPNTGDDETDTDFHETLPKEVLKIKDITISKPLDQKKKNNVEFKTETEDTKHKDNLKVKVDKEERSEKRPARHEEKRVAEVIDEAKPKPEDKQLQRKQTSESNTSKQSDSFGSVIPVITISTTESDDEVLQSKKGKDVKEKKKDVKDKEKDTKDKHSDIKGKNESKSKKGKSSGDLKALRRQSSVDSSNEPKMPKEKKGEEGHKYQYSL from the exons ATGGCGTCCGGGGTGAACCTCTTCCACCTGCCCTCGGAGCCCGTCGCTGAAGTCAAGTTCTCGCCGTCCGCTGGAG ACGGGTCGGAAGACGAGGACTACTCGGCGAGCTTGAGCGCAGTGTTGCGTCAGCGACGTGCGAGTGTCAGGCGATCGCGTAAAGGTCGCGCGCGCCGTCCCTCCTCGCCTTTCCTGCCAGACGAGACCCGGACGCGACGACGCTCTTCTGTCTTCACCACGAGCTCCGGAGA TACTGCAATATCGATGGAGGAAGGCCAGCCAGCGATCGTTACACAAGAACAAATCTTCGAGAACATTCACCTGCACAAGGAGGTGCTGGGTTCAGTCAAGCAGCAACCGCTCGGCATGAGAAGAAAACTCAAGTTGGTTCACCAG GCTAAAGCTTATATCAAGCGGCACGAAGGACAACTGCAAGAACGACTGGCTCAATCAAAGAGTACTAGAGATATTTACGCTAGATTCAACATTTTGTTGGCCACG AAATGGCAGCAACTGAAACGCGAGGCGGCCAACACTTCGAACCTGCTGATCCCCTGGGAGCTACGGATCAAGGAGATTGAGTCCCACTTTGGTTCTGTGGTCGCGTCCTACTTCACGTTTCTGAGGTGGTTGTTTTGGGTCAACCTGGTCATCGCGTTTATACTCCTCGTTTTCGTCATTGTACCTGAG TACCTGACAGCGAATCCTCAACAAGACGGCGAAAGGAAGATAATAATGGAAGACGAGCTCCGGAACGCTTCGAACCTGCTAACCCTGTGGGAATTCGAGGGTATTCTGAAGTTCTCCCCAATCTTCTATGGGTATTACAGTAACCTGGAACGCCCGGAGTACCGCATGCCTCTTGCTTACTTCCTGACCGGGCTGGTCGTCTACATATATAGCTTCGTCGCCATATTGAGAAA AATGGCAGAAAACTCTCGCATGTCGAAGCTGTCGGAGAAGGAAGACGAGTGCATATTCTCGTGGAAGCTGTTCACTGGATGGGACTTCATGATCGGCAACGCGGAGACGGCTCACAACCGCATCGCGTCCGTCATCCTCGGCTTCAAGGAGGCCTTGCTTGAGGAGGCCGAGAAGAAGAAGGATGTTAGGAA TTGGCGCATCATATCCCTTCGAGCGCTAGTCAACATCTGCGTGGTGATTCTTCTAGCAGTGTCAGCGTACGCTGTCGTGACAGtcgtgtctcgctcgcacgacACTAGCAAAGCCCGCAGTTGGTGGCGAGAGAACGAGACGACTACAGTCGTCACCGTCATATCGATCACCTTTCCAGTATTCTTCGAGCTGCTTGGCTTTCTCGAACACTACCACCCGAGAAAACAGCTTCGTTTGCAATTAGCGAG GATAATGTTACTGAACTTATTGAATTTGTACTCTCTAATATTTGCGCTGTTCAGTAAAATTGAAGGCATGAGTAAAGACTTGGACGCATTGAAACCTACTCTCAGTATGAATGCAACAACTTTTCCAAATAGCACCTTAAACATAAGCGAATCTTTAGCTCTCAACGTGCCTATGGCATGTTTTGAAGTCAGTATATCTTGTGCGCCTTGCAACCTACCTCTCATGCTATCTACCAACATCACATCCACTACCATAGACCAAACCGAGAGAACTACAACATTTCTACCCCCGCACAACTACAAGAACAATGTCAAGCATACAATAATTCCAAAGAAAATACTCAAAAACCGCATGTTTTCTAGCACATCTGAAAATCCAAAGAAATTTCTACCTCAAAACTTGATAGAAAAGTATGAAAATGTTGAAACTACTACGGAAGATATTATTTCGCTCAATAAAAAGCAGCTCGATTTACTTAAAGCTAAATATTTCACTGCAACTACCTTTGAAGAGAGTAGTTCGGAAGAAGATGACGATTCATACACTTTTGACTATGAAACTTCCGAAACAAATGATATATATGAAACGAGTTCAAGCTCAGAAATTTCAGTGCCATATTCAGTTACTCAAATAGATAATTTTAGCTCAACTAGCCCTACTTACGGATACACAGACAATAGTAAAAGAGCTGCCCCCAAAAGTGATAGTACTGAAACAACTGATAGTACAGAAACCGATACAGAAACCACAGATACAATATATTACACTCCATCTACATATCAATTTGATTTGACAGGCTCTAGTTATACGACAAATACAGAGTTTTCAACAGATGTAACAACAGTTTCTATTAAAGAAGTGGATACTGCATACACTAATGGTGAGACGAAATCTACTGCCAAAGTAGACCTGGATACAGAAACTACATACATGTCTACAGAAACAGACTCGTCTACATTTACAAATACTGATATGACGCCAGATCTATCTACCATAGCCACCCTAGATGCAGTAACAATTTGTCCAGACATTTCTTTCAACTGTTCTGTGAACTGTGGAGGTAGAAATGTTACTCAAGTATTCGTAGTATCTAATTGTACATTGGTCGAAAAGCGGTGTTATACCACTGAATGTAaagtaatacattttaaaatgaacacgACTATGGTTGATGTCGTGTATGAGGATGAACATAAAAGGAGAATGTACAATTTAACGATAGGTACGAAAAAGAAACTGCTCAAATTGTGCTGGGAAACGATGTTTGGACAAGAATTAGTGAAACTAACTATGATGGACTTG gTCTTCGTTCTACTAGGCACATTATTTATGGACTTTTTCCGTGCTCTATTTGTACGCTACATGAATCGTTGTTGGTGTTGGGACCTAGAGAAAAAGTTCCCAGAATACGGAGATTTCAAAATAGCAGAAAACATCCTGCATCTGATCAACAACCAAGGAATGGTGTGGATGGGAATGTTCTTCTCTCCTGGACTTGTTGTTTTGAATGTTTCGAAGCTGATGATTATGATGTACCTCAGATCATGGGCCGTGATGACCTGCAATGTACCCCACGAGGTTGTTTTTAGAGTTTCGAAAAGTAATAATTTCTACTTGGCACTTCTTCTTACGATGTTGTTCCTGTGCGTGTTACCGGTTGGTTATACTATCGTCTGGGTGAAACCTTCCTGGCACTGCGGTCCGTTCTCAGAATACGATAAGATCTACTACATTCTGACGAGTAATATCTACAAGATTCTTCCAAAGAGTCTTAACTTTGCGCTAGAGTACATAGCATCACCAGCCATCGTGATTCCACTGCTGGTTCTACTCATACTTATCATTTACTATTTGACATCACTGACGAACTCTCTGAGAGAAGCTAATAACGATTTGAAG ATACAACTCAGACGTGAGCGTACAGAGGAGCGACGCAAGATGTTCCAACTGGCTGACACTAGGCGTCGCGCGGGATCTTCGGCGCTGGACAATACTCCCTTCGCTCGGTGGAAGAAGGCCCTACCAGCTTTACCACTCAGCAAGTCCATAGATTCTGACGACAGGAAAACTGTCACTGGGGATGAGGGTAACGAGCCTTTGAAAGCTATCAAGAAGAGGGGAG GTGGCATATTTGCAAAAATTGTGGGCTTGGCTCTCGACAAGAAATCAGAAGAACCTACTTCTGAGGAAGTTCCGCCATCTCCCAACACCGGTGATGATGAAACAGATACCGATTTCCACGAGACTCTTCCCAAAGAAGTCCTTAAGATCAAAGACATAACGATATCAAAACCACTTGATcagaaaaagaagaacaacgTTGAATTTAAAACTGAAACAGAAGATACTAAACATAAAGACAATCTTAAAGTTAAGGTTGATAAAGAAGAGCGATCGGAAAAAAGGCCAGCAAGACACGAAGAGAAGAGAGTAGCTGAAGTAATTGACGAAGCGAAACCCAAACCAGAAGACAAACAGCTACAAAGAAAGCAAACATCGGAATCTAACACGTCGAAACAATCAGATTCATTCGGTTCTGTCATTCCAGTtataactataagtacaacGGAAAGCGACGATGAAGTTCTACAATCTAAGAAAGGAAAAGATGTGAAGGAAAAGAAGAAAGATGTAAAAGATAAAGAAAAGGATACCAAAGATAAACATAGTGATATAAAAGGTAAAAACGAGAGTAAGAGTAAGAAAGGTAAGAGTAGTGGAGATTTAAAAGCGCTTAGACGGCAGAGCAGCGTAGATAGCTCAAACGAGCCAAAGATGCCGAAGGAAAAGAAAGGAGAAGAAGGTCATAAGTATCAATACTCATTGTAA